One genomic window of Hydra vulgaris chromosome 03, alternate assembly HydraT2T_AEP includes the following:
- the LOC136078801 gene encoding uncharacterized protein LOC136078801: MSKNNTFSPIEYAAPISDLMNLTKKRLDKRKAIDEQNPADHNDSETSSSFSSDQTEIEVDAQSIEEAAKTAYEYYSIEEETSKWICNQCNSNRPKKYSCKTSKSILDYHLEHDHKIITPKKKRTMSGLSKEVSDKIDRALLIFIIACCLPFMMVESSAFKEFVLCLNPKYKVPCRKKLRSVLTDLYREKVELLKSKLLSIKVLSITTDGWTSCQNYSYISATAHFISDKTNFISFCLGFAYLNGRHDADNLKEALLKIVEKLKVDDKIMSIVSDNASNVRNCLNSLKVCLNIQPIRCMGHVLQLVVKNVIDLVEEGEKDSSSKFFFIARTLTKCRKIVTSFNHSSQLNDLLEESQTRQGVEKNHMLHLIQDVKTRWHSTFLMAERMLKLHSYVKDIFNSKQQYKDMRKYLLDEDEMVNLKETLNALLSFNQVSVLLSGDRYATCSLIIPSIKYLEKQLSKNKSETPPLIVILKSHLLESLQTYKDSYELENNSFLLCATFLDPNYKSFQFFEKYEKKKYLKIVKEFLSDFYLSKRVGEIIPIKKVTKESKKFKLSFEDEEDVSGSDSDKNVTLDLKKEISEYIRLSVHEQNVLEFWHQNQYVFPILYCISTMILCTPATSAPSERLFSDALNNLYAKQNRMTAECFQMLMFLYKNLEFFNLV, encoded by the coding sequence aTGTCGAAAAATAATACGTTTTCTCCAATTGAATATGCTGCTCCAATATCTGATTTGATGAATCTGACGAAGAAAAGATTGGATAAAAGAAAGGCTATAGATGAACAAAACCCTGCAGATCATAACGATAGCGAAACAAGTTCAAGTTTTTCATCCGATCAAACAGAAATTGAAGTTGATGCTCAGTCCATTGAAGAAGCAGCTAAAACTGCATACGAATATTACTCAATCGAGGAGGAAACATCAAAATGGATATGCAATCAATGTAATAGTAACAGACCTAAAAAGTACTCTTGTAAAACATCAAAGAGTATATTAGATTACCATCTTGAACATGATCACAAAATAATAACGCCGAAAAAAAAACGAACTATGAGTGGCTTGTCAAAAGAAGTTAGCGATAAGATTGATAGAgctcttttaattttcattattgcCTGTTGTCTTCCATTTATGATGGTAGAAAGTAGTGcatttaaagaatttgttttgtGTTTAAATCCAAAGTATAAAGTGCCTTGCCGAAAAAAGTTAAGATCTGTTTTAACTGATTTATATCGAGAAAAAGTTGAacttttgaaatcaaaattattatcaattaaagttttatctattACTACTGACGGATGGACGTCCTGTCAAAACTATAGTTATATATCTGCAACTGCACATTTCATTTCTGACAAAACAAATTTCATCAGTTTTTGTTTGGGCTTTGCATACCTTAATGGCCGCCATGATgcagataatttaaaagaggCTTTGCTAAAAATCGTCGAAAAGCTTAAAGTAGATGATAAAATAATGAGTATAGTATCAGACAACGCCAGTAACGTACGCAACtgtctaaattctttaaaagtttgtttaaacatTCAACCAATAAGATGCATGGGACATGTTTTGCAATTAGTTGTTAAAAATGTCATAGATTTAGTTGAAGAAGGTGAAAAAGATAGTTCGtctaaattctttttcattGCAAGAACATTAACTAAGTGCAGGAAAATTGTTACATCTTTCAATCATTCTTCTCAACTTAATGATTTATTAGAGGAAAGTCAAACACGACAAGGTGTCGAAAAAAATCACATGCTTCATTTGATTCAAGATGTGAAAACTCGTTGGCACTCTACGTTTCTCATGGCAGAGCGAATGCTTAAGCTTCACTCCTACGTAAAAGATATCTTTAATTCGAAACAACAATACAAAGATATGAGAAAATATTTACTCGATGAAGATGAAATGGTTAACTTAAAAGAAACGCTAAATGCTTTATTAAGCTTTAATCAAGTAAGTGTTTTACTATCTGGCGATAGGTATGCAACGTGTTCTTTAATTATTCCAAGTATAAAGTACCTTGAGAAGCAGCTGAGTAAGAATAAAAGTGAAACTCCTCCTTTAATTGTAATATTGAAATCACATTTGTTAGAATCTTTACAAACTTACAAAGATTCATATGAATTAGAGAATAATTCCTTTTTATTGTGTGCCACTTTTTTGGatccaaattataaaagttttcaattctttgaaaagtacgaaaaaaagaaatatttaaaaattgtgaaagaATTTTTGTCAGATTTTTATCTCTCAAAAAGAGTTGGTGAAATAATTCCAATTAAAAAGGTGACAAaggaatcaaaaaaatttaagttgtcATTTGAGGATGAAGAAGATGTTTCCGGAAGTGATAGTGACAAAAATGTAaccttagatttaaaaaaagaaatcagtgaATATATAAGATTGTCAGTGCACgaacaaaatgttttagagTTTTGGCATCAAAATCAATATGTTTTTCCAATATTGTATTGCATTTCAACGATGATTTTATGTACACCTGCTACCAGTGCACCAAGTGAGCGCCTTTTTTCTGATGCATTAAACAATTTGTATGCTAAGCAAAACAGGATGACGGCTGAATGTTTTCAaatgttgatgtttttgtacaaaaatttggaattttttaatttggtttaa